A DNA window from Camelina sativa cultivar DH55 chromosome 17, Cs, whole genome shotgun sequence contains the following coding sequences:
- the LOC104756901 gene encoding berberine bridge enzyme-like 7, which translates to MKEAFSVLCLVILVSVLEAAVTKPISENFIECLRYRTSRENPITDAVFIADNTTTFLSTYLSYTKNKRYASPNFKKLLAIVAAKHVSHIQATVVCAKTNGIQLRIRSGGHDLEGLSYKSSVPFVILDMFNLRSITVDVSSKKAWVQTGATLGELYVKINEASQTLAFPAGVCPTVGVGGHISGGGYGNLIRKFGITVDHVSDAQLVDVNGNLLNRATMGEDLFWAIRGGGGASFGVILSWKINLVEVPKILTVFRVNKTLEQGGTDLLYNWQFVATKFPEDLFMRAWPQIVNGTKRGERTIAVVLYAQFLGPADKLMEILNQRLPELELRREDCHEMSWFNTTLFWADYPAGTPKSVLLERPTNPGFFKSKSDYLKKPIPKEGLEKLWKKMFTFNNVVWMQFNPYGGVMDRIPSTAAAFPHRKGNLFKVQYSTTWLDANGTETNLSMMKELYEVAEPYVSSNPREAFFNYRDIDIGSNPSGETDVDEAKIYGYKYFLGNFKRLMQVKAKYDPENFFKNEQSIPPVRVM; encoded by the coding sequence atgaaagaagCATTTTCTGTTTTGTGTCTTGTTATTTTGGTCTCGGTTTTAGAAGCAGCAGTAACGAAGCCTATTTCTGAAAACTTCATTGAATGCCTTCGCTATCGGACTAGTCGGGAGAATCCAATCACCGACGCTGTCTTCATCGCCGATAACACCACCACATTCTTATCTACTTACTTGTCCTACACGAAAAACAAGAGGTACGCGAGCCCTAACTTCAAAAAACTACTAGCCATCGTAGCGGCAAAACATGTATCTCATATTCAGGCCACGGTGGTTTGCGCAAAGACCAACGGTATACAACTCCGTATCCGAAGCGGCGGTCATGACCTCGAAGGCCTTTCCTACAAGTCGTCTGTGCCGTTTGTCATTCTTGATATGTTCAATCTCAGATCTATTACTGTTGACGTATCCAGCAAGAAAGCATGGGTTCAAACTGGTGCGACCTTGGGAGAGCTCTATGTAAAGATCAATGAGGCTAGCCAAACGCTAGCGTTCCCAGCTGGTGTTTGCCCAACGGTAGGAGTAGGAGGACACATAAGCGGTGGAGGGTATGGAAATCTGATAAGAAAATTCGGAATCACAGTGGATCATGTTAGTGATGCTCAATTAGTTGATGTCAACGGCAACCTTTTGAACCGAGCTACcatgggagaagatctcttttGGGCCATTCGTGGTGGCGGCGGTGCGAGTTTTGGAGTTATCCTCTCTTGGAAAATCAACCTCGTCGAGGTTCCAAAGATCTTGACAGTATTTAGAGTTAACAAAACATTGGAACAAGGAGGCACTGATCTTCTCTACAATTGGCAGTTTGTCGCTACCAAATTCCCTGAAGATCTTTTTATGAGAGCATGGCCTCAGATCGTAAATGGAACAAAACGCGGCGAGAGAACCATCGCGGTTGTACTATATGCTCAGTTCTTGGGTCCAGCAGATAAGCTGATGGAGATATTGAACCAGAGGTTGCCTGAACTAGAGCTAAGACGTGAAGATTGTCATGAAATGAGCTGGTTTAACACCACGTTGTTTTGGGCTGATTACCCGGCCGGTACACCAAAGAGCGTTCTTCTAGAAAGGCCGACTAATCCAGGATTCTTTAAGAGCAAATCAGATTATCTCAAAAAGCCAATCCCAAAAGAAGGATTAGAGAAGCTTTGGAAGAAAATGTTTACATTCAACAATGTTGTGTGGATGCAATTCAACCCTTACGGTGGAGTGATGGACCGGATTCCATCGACCGCAGCAGCATTTCCTCATCGGAAAGGAAATTTGTTCAAGGTCCAATACTCTACGACATGGTTGGACGCAAATGGCACAGAGACTAACCTAAGTATGATGAAGGAGCTTTACGAGGTTGCGGAACCGTACGTGTCAAGTAACCCGAGAGAGGCCTTCTTTAATTACAGAGACATCGATATTGGAAGCAATCCAAGTGGTGAGACAGACGTGGATGAGGCTAAGATCTACGGATACAAGTATTTCTTGGGTAATTTTAAGAGATTGATGCAAGTCAAAGCTAAGTATGATCCTGAGAATTTCTTCAAGAACGAGCAGAGTATTCCTCCTGTTCGTGTAATGTAG
- the LOC104756900 gene encoding berberine bridge enzyme-like 6, translating into MREALFFLLFLTNKISKKFNSCSKKKLGAFCVLCVVLLISVLEAPVTKPNFENFVECLRNRNSPENPITDAIFIADNTTTFLSSYESYTKNKRFSSPNFKKLLAIVAAKHVSHVQATVVCAKSNGIQIRIRSGGHDNEGSSYMSSVPFVILDMHNLRSISVDLSSKKAWVEAGATLGELYVKINEASQTLAFPAGVCPTVGAGGHISGGGFGNLMRKFGVTVDHVIDAKLIDVNGKLLNRTTMEEDLFWAIRGGGSSFGVILSWKINLVEVPKILTVFRVNKTLEQGGTDVLYKWQLVANKFPDSLFITAWPRTVSGTKPGERTIAVVFYAQFLGPTDKLIEIMNKSFPELGLRREECHEMSWLNTTLFWANFPAGTPKSVLLDRPMTNSISFKSKSDFVKKPIPKEGLEKLWKTMFKFNNSVSLQLNPYGGVMDRIPATATAFPHRKGNLFKIQYSTMWLDANATESSLAMMQELFEVAEPYVSSNPREAFFNFRDIDIGSNPSGETNVDKAKIYGYKYFLGNLKRLMQVKAKYDPENFFKNEQSIPPVRVM; encoded by the coding sequence ATGAGAGAAGcactttttttccttctttttttaacCAACAAGATTTCAAAGAAGTTCAATAGTTGCTCAAAAAAGAAATTAGGAgcattttgtgttttgtgtgttgttcTTCTTATTTCGGTTTTAGAAGCACCagtaacaaaaccaaattttgaaaacttCGTCGAATGCCTACGAAACCGGAATAGTCCGGAGAATCCAATAACCGATGCCATCTTCATTGCCGATAACACCACCACCTTCTTATCTTCTTACGAGTCATACACGAAAAACAAGAGGTTCTCGAGCCCTAACTTTAAAAAACTACTAGCAATCGTAGCGGCGAAACACGTATCTCATGTTCAAGCCACGGTGGTCTGCGCAAAGTCCAATGGTATCCAGATACGTATACGAAGCGGTGGTCATGACAACGAGGGTTCTTCTTACATGTCGTCTGTGCCATTTGTCATTCTCGACATGCACAATTTAAGGTCTATTAGTGTTGACTTGTCTAGCAAGAAAGCATGGGTTGAAGCTGGTGCGACCTTGGGAGAGCTCTACGTAAAGATCAATGAGGCAAGCCAAACCCTAGCGTTCCCGGCTGGCGTTTGCCCTACGGTAGGAGCAGGTGGACACATAAGCGGTGGAGGGTTTGGAAATCTGATGAGAAAATTCGGAGTTACAGTGGATCATGTCATTGATGCTAAATTAATTGATGTCAACGGCAAGCTCTTGAATCGAACTACCATGGAAGAAGATCTATTTTGGGCGATTCGCGGCGGTGGTTCAAGTTTTGGAGTTATCCTTTCTTGGAAAATCAACCTCGTCGAGGTTCCAAAGATCCTGACAGTGTTTAGAGTTAACAAAACATTGGAACAAGGAGGCACTGATGTTCTCTACAAGTGGCAGCTCGTCGCTAACAAATTTCCTGATAGTCTTTTCATAACAGCATGGCCTCGAACCGTAAGTGGAACAAAACCTGGCGAGAGAACCATCGCGGTTGTATTCTATGCTCAGTTCTTGGGTCCAACAGATAAGCTGATAGAGATAATGAACAAGAGCTTCCCTGAATTAGGGCTAAGACGTGAAGAATGTCACGAAATGAGCTGGCTTAACACGACGTTGTTTTGGGCCAATTTCCCCGCGGGTACACCCAAGAGCGTCCTTCTTGATAGGCCTATGACGAATTCAATATCGTTTAAGAGCAAATCggattttgttaaaaaaccaATCCCCAAAGAAGGACTGGAGAAGCTTTGGAAGACAATGTTTAAATTCAACAATAGTGTCTCGTTACAATTAAACCCTTACGGTGGAGTGATGGACCGTATTCCAGCGACGGCCACAGCTTTTCCTCACCGGAAAGGAAACTTGTTCAAGATTCAATACTCTACGATGTGGTTGGACGCAAACGCCACAGAGAGTAGCCTAGCTATGATGCAGGAGCTTTTCGAGGTTGCGGAACCGTACGTGTCAAGTAATCCGAGAGAGGCGTTCTTTAATTTCAGAGACATTGATATTGGAAGCAATCCGAGTGGTGAGACAAATGTCGATAAGGCTAAGATCTACGGATACAAGTACTTTTTGGGTAATTTGAAGAGATTGATGCAAGTCAAAGCTAAGTATGATCCTGAGAATTTTTTCAAGAATGAGCAGAGTATTCCTCCTGTTCGTGTAATGTAG